CCCGAGAATGCCCTTAGCTATGTCAACCAAGTACGCAACCGCGTAGGACTTTCCGATTTATCTTCCGATATCGGACAGTCAGACTTGCGGGAAGCTATCCTGCGTGAACGCGCATTGGAGTTCGGTTTCGAAGAAGTGCGTTGGTTCGACCTTGTACGCTGGGGGCGCAAAGACGATTTCCAGAAAAAGCTATATGGCCTGTATTCCAAAGGAGATAAAGTCAATAATCCCACTTCCTTTACTTTCGCACCCTACGAACTGGCTTCACGCTACTGGGCAAACAATTGGGACAGCAAATGGTATATGTCTCCTATCCCGCAGAAAGAAATCAACAAGGGATACGGAATGACCCAAAATCCCGGCTGGTAAATTTACACAATAACTTAAGTTAATCATATCTTATGAAGAAATATATAATCATAGCATTAATCGGTGGTTTCACTACTCCTACATTTGCACAGGAACAGGAGAGAGACAGTTTGCCGGACAGGGTGCAATTGGGATACCAGACGGAAATGCCCCAAAAAGCAATTGCCGGTTCCGCCAGAAGCATCGATAGCAAAGTGCTCGACAAAGCACCGGAAATAGATATTGCCAAAGCACTGTACGGCAAAATAGCCGGATTGAATGTATATCAGGGAAATGGTTCCAGCGCAGAGAATATTCCCTCGCTAAGTATTCACGGAAATGCTCCTCTTATTTTGGTAGACGGTTTTCCACGCAGTTTATCCGACATCAGCAGTTCGGAAATCGAATCTATCCAGATTCTGAAAGATGCTGTGGCATCCGCCCTTTACGGGGTGAGAGGCGGGAATGGCGTCATACTCGTCACGACCAAACACGGGCACGACGACAAACTGAAAGTAACCGCCAAATACCAGTACGGTATCAGTACGCAGTTCCGCAAACCGGAATTTGCCGATGCATACACATACGCCAACAGCCTCAACACGGCACTGGCACTTGACGGACTGGATGCACGCTACCAGCCCAACGAACTGGATGCATTTAAAAACAACACTTACCCCTACGAATATCCGAACGTGAACTGGTGGGACGAAGTGTATAACAAGACATCCGACAATCATCGCCTGAACCTGACTTTCGACGGTGGAAGCAATCGTTTCCGCTACTACTCCGTTATCGACTATATGCACGACACGGCTCTCTTTAAAGACAAACAAGCCGACGGACGGTATAGCACCAAACCTTCGGATGTTCGTCTGAATATCCGCACCAACATTGATGTGGACCTGACTTCGAGCACTTTTTTCAAGGTCGGTATTCTCGGAAAACTGCAGGAAACCAATAATGCTTACAGTATTGGAGCCAACAACACCAATGCGCTTGCGGGAATCATCTATAATACCCCTTCCGCCGTGTTTCCTATCCGCCACGCAGACGGTACGTATGGCGGGAACAGCACGTATGGAGCCAACAATCCTGTTGCCTTGCTGGAAAGTACGGGTAACTACCGGACTACTTACGGCACACTGTTAGCCAATGCCACCTTGAAACAGGAACTGGACGCACTGTTGAAAGGCCTTTCGGCGGAAGTATCCGTAGCGTTCGACAATTCCGGCTCTATGTATGACACAGCCACAAAGGAATATAAATATATGGACGTACAGGCTTCCATGCTTCCCGATGGCACAATAGTGACTACACCCGTCAGCTACGGAAAAGATTCGGAAACCCTCAATCACGATGACTCTAAATTCAAGTCGCTCTATATGCGTTCCAACATTCAGGCTAAGATCAATTATCTGCTGCAAAGCGGCGCACACGACCTGAACGCCTCGCTTATCTACGACCAGCAATCCTACACAGCCAACGGGAGAAACAAGGGTGCCAAGAGACAATCCGGCCTACTGTATGCCACCTATATGTATAACGACCGATATACAGTCAATGGAGTACTCAACTATTCCGGTACGGCATTTCTGCCCGAAGGGGACCGCTTCCACCTGTATCCGGCAGTATCCGCCGCCTGGATTGCCTCTAACGAGAAGTTCATGAAAAACATTGAAGCAATCAACCTTTTCAAGTTATACGCCTCATACGGAATCTCCGGTTGGGACGGCAATATGCAGCATGAACTTTACCGCCAGTCATACGGTAGCACCAACGGTGGAACTTATTACTTCACCAATAATGCCAGCGAATTTTACGGGTTGGCAGAAGGTGACCTTCCCGTAGAGAATCTGACAATCGAAAAGTCAAAGAAAGTCACCTACGGTATGGAACTGAACGCTTTCAAAAACCGCCTGTCCGTTTATCTGGAAGGATTCTACGAAAGAAGAAGCGATATTCTTATCAACGGTTCATCTTCCGTTTCCGGTATCATCGGTATCGGCGTAAGTAAACTGAATGCCGGTATCCAAGACTATAAAGGTTTTGACGCCTCTCTCTCATGGAAGGACAAAATAGGCAAAGATTTCAATTACAGTATCGGTGCCAATGCTTCCTACGTCAACAGTAAAATCATTAATGACGGACAGGAATACCAGCAATACGATTATCTGTACACCAAAGGAAACCGGGTAGGCCAGAGATACGGGCTGGAAGCAATCGGATTTTTCCACGACCAGGTAGAGATTAACAACAGTCCTGTCCAGACATTCTCTACCGTCCGTCCGGGTGACATCAAATACAAAGACCAGAACGGAGATAACAGGATTGACGAGCAAGACGTAGTAAAAATGTTCGGTTCGGGCGTACCCCGGTTCTATTTCGGAATCAACCTCACCGCTTCTTATAAGAACTTCGAGATTTCCGCCGATTTTCAAGGAATGACGGGTGTCACCACCAGCCTGCTGAATTCACCGCTATACCAACCCTTGGTAAATAACGGAAACATCTCACAGACATTCCTGGATAACGAGACTGCATGGACGCCGGAGAACGCGGCCAAAGCGACCATGCCACGCCTCACCACCCTTGCCAACGCCAACAACTACCGCGCCAATTCCCTGTGGTACAGGGACGGTTCATTCATCAAGCTAAGGAACCTGTATGTCAGCTATACATT
The DNA window shown above is from Bacteroides faecium and carries:
- a CDS encoding SusC/RagA family TonB-linked outer membrane protein, giving the protein MKKYIIIALIGGFTTPTFAQEQERDSLPDRVQLGYQTEMPQKAIAGSARSIDSKVLDKAPEIDIAKALYGKIAGLNVYQGNGSSAENIPSLSIHGNAPLILVDGFPRSLSDISSSEIESIQILKDAVASALYGVRGGNGVILVTTKHGHDDKLKVTAKYQYGISTQFRKPEFADAYTYANSLNTALALDGLDARYQPNELDAFKNNTYPYEYPNVNWWDEVYNKTSDNHRLNLTFDGGSNRFRYYSVIDYMHDTALFKDKQADGRYSTKPSDVRLNIRTNIDVDLTSSTFFKVGILGKLQETNNAYSIGANNTNALAGIIYNTPSAVFPIRHADGTYGGNSTYGANNPVALLESTGNYRTTYGTLLANATLKQELDALLKGLSAEVSVAFDNSGSMYDTATKEYKYMDVQASMLPDGTIVTTPVSYGKDSETLNHDDSKFKSLYMRSNIQAKINYLLQSGAHDLNASLIYDQQSYTANGRNKGAKRQSGLLYATYMYNDRYTVNGVLNYSGTAFLPEGDRFHLYPAVSAAWIASNEKFMKNIEAINLFKLYASYGISGWDGNMQHELYRQSYGSTNGGTYYFTNNASEFYGLAEGDLPVENLTIEKSKKVTYGMELNAFKNRLSVYLEGFYERRSDILINGSSSVSGIIGIGVSKLNAGIQDYKGFDASLSWKDKIGKDFNYSIGANASYVNSKIINDGQEYQQYDYLYTKGNRVGQRYGLEAIGFFHDQVEINNSPVQTFSTVRPGDIKYKDQNGDNRIDEQDVVKMFGSGVPRFYFGINLTASYKNFEISADFQGMTGVTTSLLNSPLYQPLVNNGNISQTFLDNETAWTPENAAKATMPRLTTLANANNYRANSLWYRDGSFIKLRNLYVSYTFPKKMMRFADMKVYLQGNNLFSLDNIGFADPEQLGAAYPSTRSYWAGIKFNF